A region of Carassius auratus strain Wakin chromosome 11, ASM336829v1, whole genome shotgun sequence DNA encodes the following proteins:
- the LOC113111191 gene encoding RNA-binding protein 39-like isoform X3: MQLAARIRPRDLEEFFSAVGKVRDVRIISDRNSRRSKGIAYIEFVDTSSVPLAIGLSGQRLLGVPIIVQASQAEKNRAAALANNLQKGSSGPMRLYVGSLHFNITEDMLRGIFEPFGRIDSIQLMMDSETGRSKGYGFITFADAECAKKALEQLNGFELAGRPMKVGHVTERTDASTASSFLDNDELERTGIDLGTTGRLQLMARLAEGTGLQIPPAAQQALQMSGSMVAMAAATAAMNPGLSFNINVPTNQPLNLPSQPIATHCFQLSNMFNPNSENDPGWEVEIQDDVIEECNKHGGVIHIYVDKKSAEGNVYVKCPSIPAAMAAVSALHGRWFGGKMITAAYVPLPTYHNLFPESVQATQLLMPSRR, from the exons ATGCAGCTGGCAGCAAGAATCCGACCACGAGACCTGGAAGAATTCTTTTCTGCAGTAGGAAAA GTACGAGATGTGAGAATCATCTCTGATAGAAACTCCAGAAGATCCAAAGGAATTGCATACATTGAGTTTGTGGACACCTCCTCTGTACCTTTGGCAATTGGCCTTTCTGGTCAAAGACTTCTCGGAGTACCAATCATTGTGCAGGCCTCACAG GCTGAAAAGAACAGAGCAGCTGCGTTGGCCAACAACTTACAGAAGGGCAGTTCTGGACCTATGAGACTGTATGTTGGCTCATTGCATTTTAACATCACAGAAGACATGCTCAGAGGCATCTTCGAGCCATTTGGAAGG ATTGATAGTATTCAACTGATGATGGACAGTGAAACAGGACGATCAAAAGGATATGGCTTTATCACA TTTGCTGATGCTGAATGTGCTAAGAAGGCTCTGGAACAGCTTAATGGCTTTGAGTTGGCTGGCAGACCAATGAAAGTGGGACATGTGACAGAGCGCACTGATGCCTCAACTGCCAGCTCCTTCCTGGACAATGATGAGCTGGAAAGGACCGGCATTGATCTGGGAACGACTGGTAGACTGCAGCTGATGGCTAGACTGGCTGAGG gtACTGGTCTGCAGATCCCACCTGCTGCTCAACAGGCCCTTCAGATGAGTGGCTCCATGGTAGCCATGGCTGCAGCTACGG CTGCTATGAACCCTGGATTGAGTTTTAACATCAATGTGCCCACAAACCAACCTTTGAATCTACCTTCACAACCGATTGCAACACACTGTTTCCAACTGTCTAACATGTTCAATCCAAACTC AGAAAATGATCCTGGTTGGGAAGTTGAGATTCAGGATGATGTCATTGAAGAGTGCAACAAACACGGTGGAGTCATACACATATATGTGGACAAGAAATCAGCTGAA GGTAATGTCTATGTGAAGTGTCCCAGCATTCCTGCTGCTATGGCTGCAGTGAGTGCATTACATGGACGTTGGTTTGGAG GTAAAATGATCACAGCAGCTTATGTCCCTCTTCCTACATACCACAACCTTTTCCCAGAGTCAGTGCAGGCAACACAGCTTCTTATGCCCAGTCGCCGGTGA
- the LOC113111191 gene encoding RNA-binding protein 39-like isoform X2, with the protein MKDDSKSLSTNGHEERSKKKKKSKSRSRSRSRERKRSRSHDRKRSHDRRRSRSKERKRSRSRERRRSRSRSKERGGRYRAPFSGLKFNGVPRGKTGPPPAIKLSRKRSRSRSPFKKDKSPIRQPIDNLTPEERDARTVFCMQLAARIRPRDLEEFFSAVGKVRDVRIISDRNSRRSKGIAYIEFVDTSSVPLAIGLSGQRLLGVPIIVQASQAEKNRAAALANNLQKGSSGPMRLYVGSLHFNITEDMLRGIFEPFGRIDSIQLMMDSETGRSKGYGFITFADAECAKKALEQLNGFELAGRPMKVGHVTERTDASTASSFLDNDELERTGIDLGTTGRLQLMARLAEGTGLQIPPAAQQALQMSGSMVAMAAATAAMNPGLSFNINVPTNQPLNLPSQPIATHCFQLSNMFNPNSENDPGWEVEIQDDVIEECNKHGGVIHIYVDKKSAEGNVYVKCPSIPAAMAAVSALHGRWFGGKMITAAYVPLPTYHNLFPESVQATQLLMPSRR; encoded by the exons ATGAAG GATGACAGCAAGTCCTTAAGTACCAATGGCCACGAGGAGCGGAGTAAGAA GAAAAAGAAGAGCAAAAGTCGCAGCAGAAGTCGCAGTCGGGAAAGGAAGAGAAGCAGGAGTCACGATCGCAAGAGGAGTCATGACCGCAGAAGGAGCCGCAGCAAAGAACGGAAGCGCAGCCGCAGCAGGGAGAGACGGCGCAGCCGTTCCAGGAGCAAGGAACGTGGTGGTCGCTACAGAGCCCCATT TTCTGGCCTGAAATTTAACGGTGTTCCCAGGGGGAAGACTGGCCCACCACCTGCCATCAAACTAAG CCGTAAAAGGTCTAGAAGCCGCAGTCCTTTCAAGAAAGACAAAAGCCCTAtaag ACAGCCCATTGATAATCTCACCCCTGAAGAAAGAGATGCACGGACAGTATTCTGCATGCAGCTGGCAGCAAGAATCCGACCACGAGACCTGGAAGAATTCTTTTCTGCAGTAGGAAAA GTACGAGATGTGAGAATCATCTCTGATAGAAACTCCAGAAGATCCAAAGGAATTGCATACATTGAGTTTGTGGACACCTCCTCTGTACCTTTGGCAATTGGCCTTTCTGGTCAAAGACTTCTCGGAGTACCAATCATTGTGCAGGCCTCACAG GCTGAAAAGAACAGAGCAGCTGCGTTGGCCAACAACTTACAGAAGGGCAGTTCTGGACCTATGAGACTGTATGTTGGCTCATTGCATTTTAACATCACAGAAGACATGCTCAGAGGCATCTTCGAGCCATTTGGAAGG ATTGATAGTATTCAACTGATGATGGACAGTGAAACAGGACGATCAAAAGGATATGGCTTTATCACA TTTGCTGATGCTGAATGTGCTAAGAAGGCTCTGGAACAGCTTAATGGCTTTGAGTTGGCTGGCAGACCAATGAAAGTGGGACATGTGACAGAGCGCACTGATGCCTCAACTGCCAGCTCCTTCCTGGACAATGATGAGCTGGAAAGGACCGGCATTGATCTGGGAACGACTGGTAGACTGCAGCTGATGGCTAGACTGGCTGAGG gtACTGGTCTGCAGATCCCACCTGCTGCTCAACAGGCCCTTCAGATGAGTGGCTCCATGGTAGCCATGGCTGCAGCTACGG CTGCTATGAACCCTGGATTGAGTTTTAACATCAATGTGCCCACAAACCAACCTTTGAATCTACCTTCACAACCGATTGCAACACACTGTTTCCAACTGTCTAACATGTTCAATCCAAACTC AGAAAATGATCCTGGTTGGGAAGTTGAGATTCAGGATGATGTCATTGAAGAGTGCAACAAACACGGTGGAGTCATACACATATATGTGGACAAGAAATCAGCTGAA GGTAATGTCTATGTGAAGTGTCCCAGCATTCCTGCTGCTATGGCTGCAGTGAGTGCATTACATGGACGTTGGTTTGGAG GTAAAATGATCACAGCAGCTTATGTCCCTCTTCCTACATACCACAACCTTTTCCCAGAGTCAGTGCAGGCAACACAGCTTCTTATGCCCAGTCGCCGGTGA
- the LOC113111191 gene encoding RNA-binding protein 39-like isoform X1: MADDFDIEAMLEAPYKKDDSKSLSTNGHEERSKKKKKSKSRSRSRSRERKRSRSHDRKRSHDRRRSRSKERKRSRSRERRRSRSRSKERGGRYRAPFSGLKFNGVPRGKTGPPPAIKLSRKRSRSRSPFKKDKSPIRQPIDNLTPEERDARTVFCMQLAARIRPRDLEEFFSAVGKVRDVRIISDRNSRRSKGIAYIEFVDTSSVPLAIGLSGQRLLGVPIIVQASQAEKNRAAALANNLQKGSSGPMRLYVGSLHFNITEDMLRGIFEPFGRIDSIQLMMDSETGRSKGYGFITFADAECAKKALEQLNGFELAGRPMKVGHVTERTDASTASSFLDNDELERTGIDLGTTGRLQLMARLAEGTGLQIPPAAQQALQMSGSMVAMAAATAAMNPGLSFNINVPTNQPLNLPSQPIATHCFQLSNMFNPNSENDPGWEVEIQDDVIEECNKHGGVIHIYVDKKSAEGNVYVKCPSIPAAMAAVSALHGRWFGGKMITAAYVPLPTYHNLFPESVQATQLLMPSRR, translated from the exons atggccGATGATTTTGACATTGAAGCGATGCTGGAGGCTCCATATAAAAAG GATGACAGCAAGTCCTTAAGTACCAATGGCCACGAGGAGCGGAGTAAGAA GAAAAAGAAGAGCAAAAGTCGCAGCAGAAGTCGCAGTCGGGAAAGGAAGAGAAGCAGGAGTCACGATCGCAAGAGGAGTCATGACCGCAGAAGGAGCCGCAGCAAAGAACGGAAGCGCAGCCGCAGCAGGGAGAGACGGCGCAGCCGTTCCAGGAGCAAGGAACGTGGTGGTCGCTACAGAGCCCCATT TTCTGGCCTGAAATTTAACGGTGTTCCCAGGGGGAAGACTGGCCCACCACCTGCCATCAAACTAAG CCGTAAAAGGTCTAGAAGCCGCAGTCCTTTCAAGAAAGACAAAAGCCCTAtaag ACAGCCCATTGATAATCTCACCCCTGAAGAAAGAGATGCACGGACAGTATTCTGCATGCAGCTGGCAGCAAGAATCCGACCACGAGACCTGGAAGAATTCTTTTCTGCAGTAGGAAAA GTACGAGATGTGAGAATCATCTCTGATAGAAACTCCAGAAGATCCAAAGGAATTGCATACATTGAGTTTGTGGACACCTCCTCTGTACCTTTGGCAATTGGCCTTTCTGGTCAAAGACTTCTCGGAGTACCAATCATTGTGCAGGCCTCACAG GCTGAAAAGAACAGAGCAGCTGCGTTGGCCAACAACTTACAGAAGGGCAGTTCTGGACCTATGAGACTGTATGTTGGCTCATTGCATTTTAACATCACAGAAGACATGCTCAGAGGCATCTTCGAGCCATTTGGAAGG ATTGATAGTATTCAACTGATGATGGACAGTGAAACAGGACGATCAAAAGGATATGGCTTTATCACA TTTGCTGATGCTGAATGTGCTAAGAAGGCTCTGGAACAGCTTAATGGCTTTGAGTTGGCTGGCAGACCAATGAAAGTGGGACATGTGACAGAGCGCACTGATGCCTCAACTGCCAGCTCCTTCCTGGACAATGATGAGCTGGAAAGGACCGGCATTGATCTGGGAACGACTGGTAGACTGCAGCTGATGGCTAGACTGGCTGAGG gtACTGGTCTGCAGATCCCACCTGCTGCTCAACAGGCCCTTCAGATGAGTGGCTCCATGGTAGCCATGGCTGCAGCTACGG CTGCTATGAACCCTGGATTGAGTTTTAACATCAATGTGCCCACAAACCAACCTTTGAATCTACCTTCACAACCGATTGCAACACACTGTTTCCAACTGTCTAACATGTTCAATCCAAACTC AGAAAATGATCCTGGTTGGGAAGTTGAGATTCAGGATGATGTCATTGAAGAGTGCAACAAACACGGTGGAGTCATACACATATATGTGGACAAGAAATCAGCTGAA GGTAATGTCTATGTGAAGTGTCCCAGCATTCCTGCTGCTATGGCTGCAGTGAGTGCATTACATGGACGTTGGTTTGGAG GTAAAATGATCACAGCAGCTTATGTCCCTCTTCCTACATACCACAACCTTTTCCCAGAGTCAGTGCAGGCAACACAGCTTCTTATGCCCAGTCGCCGGTGA